aaaaaaatgctttttattaaaagaaaaatctgtgTAAAATATTGAATATTCTGGTCTGTTTTTCTAAAAGAAATGGGATCTACACAAAGGACAGTCAGCTGTACTTGTGAAAAATCTGCCATTAATCGACACAATTGCTTGTATTAGAAAATTGTGACATCTACTGGTTAAAAGAAGAAGTGCAGTTGCGGcgtattatagttttttatattaGTACGTGGTAGTGttgtaaaatgttaaatgtataCTTACTGTATAGTTACAGTTTGAGTGTTTTTCCTAAAATTTTACAGATGTACCTGAagtaattacagtttttttaaacacttattTTACACAATTATTTATGCCACagtttattcatttaaaattatttttattttttattttatgaaggATATAAACTGGCAACTACTATTGTTAACTTGTAGGCAAGTGTAGACTGACTTGTTAAATATACTGCTCATTGGATTTTGAGACATAAATACTTCCATTGTCTTAATACTCCGATATAAGTATGATTTAGGAAAATATCCCGGACAAGTTtcgtaaaaacatttaaatcccCATTGACATTCTCCAAACCAAGTGTAAAGTCCAGCCCCTAACTGTGGCAGTATCATCAATTTGTTGTGTTTCCTGTTTCAGAGTGCAGTCTCTGTAAACATTGAAGCAGCTGATGTCTCCGCGCTTATTGCTGCTGGAGCGCAATCATGATAAGTGAAGAAAAAGCGCGAGTCTCGTCGTCTCTTGCGCGGAGCGACCACATCTCTTTTCTGGATGGAAACACACTGTACGTCTGGGGTGGATGTCGGGTGAGAATAATAAAcattgcttttttatttatttcctttGTAATCCAAGAAGTATTAAATAACTTAAACTAGacttgtttgtttaaaagtcTGTAATGTGCCGTACTGTTTGTGTCTGGTACGCATTTATTTCAAACATTACATGATCTACTTTTTCTTTAAACTTTTCAGTGTGTGGATGGAAAAGAAATTTGTCATCCCAGTGATGAGATCTTGCTTTATGATATGGAGAGTGGAGCCTGGTAAGATCTGTTTTACTTTCAGTTATTTGTCTTTCCTGAATATCTTACACGTAACTCTGCGCCAAACAGTATAGTTTCATGTCAacatattacattacattttaaacagcAGTTGTTCACTATAATGAGGAAGCAGGTAGTACCAGAGTTTCTCAGCTGTGGCTACCATTATCAACATAAGTCAACAACATTTCCCCCTGTGTTTTAATTCTGTGTATATGCGCGTGTGTATGACAGGTCCCACAGGCTTATGGGCGGAGAGGTTCCTCCTATCTTATCACAGACATGTGGAGCATATCTTCAGGGTGTTCTTTACATTTTTGGGGGTTGTGAGCGCAGTGGCTACACCAACCAGGTAAGCTTAGGAATGCTAACAAAGCAAGATAACTTCATCAACACGTACATCAACAGAAGAAGATCAACGGGTTTGTCCAGGGCATATTCAGGGTTATACGTAATACACATCTATTGTTTGTTGCCTTTCGGAAATGTCAgcataatacaaatattatgcTATTTGTATCCTTATTTTTCCCAAATGTGGCTTTTAGCCACAAATAATATTTACTTTAAAGGATGTTCGATGTATTCATTGGTTATTACATTTGGGCAAATATGATGAACAAAGCCTCAGTTAAAGGGAAACTCCACCTCccgcaaaaaaatattttggagtGTTCTTCTTGCTTCCCTGTAATTGATATACAGCGAGAACAAAGATGTGTATTATTACGCACTTCCTTTGATAGAACATCAGTATTTCAGGTTTTTTGATCATCCAGCATCTTAAAATTTCAGAAATATCCGCAACGATGTGATTTGTTGTCCGAGTATGCCACAGAAAGTGAAGGAATACATGGAAAATGCTTTTTACAGATCTCATCAAAGCTGCTAGTGTCATTTGCCTTGTGAGTGAAAACTTCACCACTTCTGTTTAAGATCTTGCTGGTCTGTTATGACAGATGTACTGTGTTGACCTCTCGGACGGAGAATACAACTGGAGAAAAGTGACGGAAACAGTGGGAACGACTCCATCTCCTAGGATCAGACATTCCTGTTGGGTCTACAGAAACAGGTAACATGGTAACAGCCGCACAGCTTTCTATACAGACATACTGTGCGACCCAGaatttgcatatttgcaaaaatgtatttgcaAACAGTATCAAAGCTCAAGCACCATATTCATCACATTTCATATAATCTTTATATCATACCTTCTCAATGTGTATAACAATAAGTTCAGGAATAGCAGTGTCAGTTTGTGTCATTCTTAGGCTTATCTACTTTGGCGGATACAGCGGCAAAATGGTCAGAGAGATCAACAACTCCAAGAAATTTATAGTGGATGAGACTTCctgggtaagcaaaaaattttGGAAGTGGATTTGCGCTAAAGTTGTAGTCAAGCTAATCTCACAGGAATTTGTGAGTTGTCTAATTTGTACGAATTGGTAcaaagtgaatcatacaaaaacgtacgatttattcgaaaaaaaaaaaaaataatgaaaccccacccaTAACCCTGACATCACAGGGGTTAAACttagcaaatcatacaaaaacatatgaatGTGGGAGACTGTCTTCCAAAAATAACGACCTAATAGTTTGTTCGTGCAAGCACCATATTACAACGTCAAGGTACGTGTAAGGGATTAGTGCCCTCTATTGACCAATAGCTTATACAAACTGTGTTTACGTTTGAAGGTGTTATACGTCAGATGagacacattttattttctgtatttgtaatttatgtttcataaacatttatggttatGGGATAAAAGAGATTCCAGTCAAACATAAACCAATTAAAGCATGACGCATTTGGTCACGACAAATACCGCCAGACACACGAGAGCCAATGCTATTTCACAATCAAAAGTGATGTATCATTACTTCTTCTGGCGTCAGTTTTTGAACAAGTGTACATCAGATATTTTACAGTGAATTGTGACCACTTTTGTGCCTTTTCCTCATATAAACTGATTGTTTGACCTCTGTATTTGTattgtgactgttttgtatACTGTTTTattatcatataataaataatgccTCAATACtgtgatatataaatacacataatCCTGGCAGTTAAAATTGAAAATCATATCCCATTGCAGGTCATCATGGCAAAATTATATcgcaaaatataatttcataccCCATTGTATTAATTTTCACCTGCTGCCGGTAGAGGCCCTAATTTGGTAAACACATCTGTTTGCTTTAATGTGCTGGCATGAATTAATATGTGCTGGcatgaattaatatgaattgCCACCTTGTAATAAAACGTAAAAATTGGCATGAGATTGTATTAGTTGTAGTACAGGAATTCATACATGCTCTCTTCACAGACAACAATCGGGTCGGATGTTTTCCAGTTTTGGGGATGGAATAATGAAGTACACATGTTTGAACCTGAGTCAGCCACTTGGACAGAACCACATACCCAGGTAAAAGAGAATGGAAATCGCAGATGTTTGCGTCTCTTAACCATGAATATGAATATATGACTGTATACATAGTTTTTTCATGCTGTCTGGATCCACTTGTTGCAGGGCCAATCTCCAGAACCCAGATCGTCCCATGCAAGTGCTACTTTAGGTCATAAGGGCTACGTGTGCGGAGGTCTGGTAAGATGGTATCACACCTGgttaacacatttgttttgaGATCTAACCTTTTGAATTGTAATATTGCAgttgtattttaataaacagattGTACAGCAAATcataaaaaagtacaaaaatgtttaaataaattccttataaaatattttaaaaaatcccattTGTCAATTCAGGAAACGCAGACGATAGACATTCATTGTTTAGATCTGGTGACGTGGATGTGGACACAAATGTGAGTGCTTAAAGTGTTTATTATTATCTGACCAAAAATCTTACAGTATGTTAACGTGATAGACGTGGTATAATATGTATTGTACTGTATGTAGAGGCCTTTGAGTGCTTTATGGGCGCAGTTCGCACCTTTCAAGTAGATGGTGTGCACAAAAAGTGGTTTCGGTCATGCAGAAATGTCAGCCACAGCTTTAGATAGTTATACGTGTGACTAAGAAAATCACATAAGAGTATGCACCTAAATTAAACAGTGAGAAAATTATATAAGTCTTGTTAAAGGTCAGCACACTAGCTAGTTGTCAGAAAGATTTATCATGAATATACAAAACGTTTAGTTTACTAATACTAAAGACATACCAATAAAACATTTCATAGTGTTTGACTTTATAGGATCAACAGTCGACTTTGGTTGTATGGCGTAGGTCTGTTTAGCTGAATTATTAAACAGTCTGTTAAGCAAAGTCAgtcataaatcttttttttttcctttttaaaccCAGTGACCATCAAGCTGGGACTCTCCCACGAGGTCGTACTCTTCACACACTCACAGCCATCTCAGATCACAAACTCTTCCTGTTTGGGGGTCTCAGTACTTACGGGGACGTTCTCAGTAAGTTTTACAAACATTGGCGTGTGTAAATAAACGTGACAACTTTTGTAAACACTTTGTATTTCTTTTGTCTAGGTGATGGGTGGGAATTCAACACTATAACAAAAGAATGGAAAGCGAGAAACCACACGCACAAAGACAAACCCAGGTAGAGTAGTTGTAATACTGtcttgtgtgtgtatatttggCCTGCATCAGTCTTATATTGCGTCTCATCATTACCCATCTCTGAACTCAGGCTATGGCATTCTGCCCACAAGGGGAGAGATGGTGATGTAGTCGTTTTCGGAGGAAGCCAGACCTTCACCTTTTTCATGGATTCAGTATGTATGGTCTGCACAAAAAAGATGGATAATTCAAGAAGTGTATACAGTTTTTATAAGCACAGTGAATATTCTCATACTCTGGTTCTGCTTCAAAGGTCAGGTCTGAAGCTCAGCTTTTGAGCCATAATCCTAAAGCTTTAAACTGATTTTGAAACAGTGTGTTACAGTATGTAAAACCAGTGCACGGAGGTGAAACTAAGAGCATTGAACATACCAGTTTACATTGGATACTGCTTAATGAACCGATAAGGAGTGTTACGTATGAGTGTTGACTCAACAGTTACATGACACATTAGCTCAGGACTTGCTGGGAAATGCGGACTTTGGTTAGTTAGAATTCATCCAGGATGAAGAATTagtttaaaagttgtttaatggtACTGGTTAAGGATTCTGCTAAAACAATAATCTGTTATAAAACATCAGAGTGCAGTATATTGAAAGGAATAGACTAAATAAAATATACTGAAAGAatttgtaaataaagtttttgtcATGAATTACTCACCCTCGTGTCGTTCCGCCCCCTTAAGCGATTCGCTTATCTTcaaaacacaaattaagatatttttgatgaaatccgagagctttctgacccaCCCATAGACACCAATGCAACTAccacatttaaagcaatttttcagctttataatggctTTGGATTTGTCTTACAAAATCTAACTTTGGAAGATTGCAATTACTTAGTAACTGGATGGATTAGTTTTTAAGGATGGATACACTTTTTGtagctttaaaggggacagagaatgaaaaaccatttttaccttgtctttgttgaataatggtagtctacccgcattcacaaacatacaaaatgtgctagacatgctaaacatctcagtcttatataaattgttcgtttagaaatgtcagccagaaaatggcccaatctgaaaaactgatgcttatgacatcacaggcatctaactgcccctctactttaaaattattggctacatttttcgagtggcagcaaagtcagccaatcagtaatgagattgcaagttaaaccagtagggggagccaaataggtgcaaaaccacttgtttaaaatccccttCCCTAATAGAGctttctgagagaggtttttaggaagcttctaaggcattacagacccaaacaaaaaattttttgtcatgtcacatcacagaacaaggataaataccccgttcaatcattctatgtcacctttaaaaaatggggcactatctaatgccattataaagctgaaaaaAAGCAAGGGTATTTTTTAACTATGATGTAGAGGTAGACCGATTCGTCTATCTGCAAAATATCCATACTGATAGTTTTTCCAAGTTGGGTTCGTTAGTCCATATCATCATGAAATAATTGCTTTGCTGAATAGATGCTGCATTAGCAAAGAAACAACAGCAGAAACCTAAGTTTATCGTCAATGCTGACAGGATGCGGATATTAGTAGGACCTTAAACAGTTACACAAAAATACACGCAGATAAATCCAACCCAAAATTTTAATGTCATGATTATTACAATCGATTTGCATTAGTTTATATCCAGCTGGTTACTTTTATGCATGatttatccatattttaaattaaaggtcctgttctttctgtgtttttgaagctttgattatgtttatagtgggcaatataacatgtgttcatgtttcacatgtaaaaaaaacgcagtatttttcacacttgcctgtatagcgctgttttcactatcctcaaaacgggctgatgtcttccttgttctgtgaagtccctccttcagaaatacgtaacaagttgtgattgtgtagcttgattcgatagcagctaaAAGTATTTACttcaataattattaatattatttatatatttatttaatttagcaCATTTTCTTGGTTCAGTGctgttgttttattacttttgtAATACATTTCAGCACTGTTTTACTTTTagtgttatgtttttttgaTCCAATGTCCATTTTAAAAACTATCGGTCAATTAATCGGTTATTGGCAAGTAGGGACTTTAATTATCGGTAAAATCCACTATTAGTCAACCTCTACTCTGATTGTTTTCGGCTGAAAGAAGCAAGTCATATACATGTCATGTACTGTAGGATGGCTTGAGGACGAGTAAAAATAGggaaattttcattttggggtaaacatttcctttaacctacattcatttatttgtctgtctgtaggTGGTGATGCTCAGGTCTCCTTCTCAAAGCCACTGTGGTGATGTGCTGCTGTTTCAGACTCAACCATACTCGCTGTCAAGGTAAAAGTCATTCGAAACGCACACTCAAAAATCTCATGAAATAAGTCTGTGTTTGGAAACACTTCATTTGTGTCAACAGTCAAATTTTTGGGGGGAATTTACAATAATCCGGTTGTTAAGTGATGACGTAAGGCATACTGTTTCCGGGTCCAAACCTCCACTCATTTCAAgaggaaattatttaaacaGCCGATTATGAGCGCTATTTATTAATATCACACATTTAAGTGAACCTTTTTATAAACTTGCGTGTAAACTTCAGTTACAGGCTCCCAGAATCAAAGACagcaatatataaatatttcataaaaaatccaCACATCCATAAATCCATGTCTGGTCATCTCGAATTTtgttatggagataaaaattGGGATCGGGTGTTTTTGATAAGTTTTCATTATGATACGAGTGTATTATAGCCGTGATTTTGTGCTATTTCTCTATGACATCTGTGAGCGGTTGGACCCGGAAGCGGCACATGTCAGACTTAACAACCGGATAAGACATAAACCTTTCATAAATATATGTAAGATATTTTGTGTGCTTATGTGATACGAACATTTTTACCTTAACATATGGAATTTCCTGTTTAGATTATGTGAGGACAGCATAGGAAAACAAACAGTATCTGTCCAAGAGCAAATGTCGTGGTTACCTGCCAAACTTCAGAAGACAATTGGCAAAAGGATATCCTACTTTATGGACAATCCTTAAAAATGAATATGCACTTACCTTTAAGTTTACAAGGACAGTTCTCATTTCTTGATTTAAAGTATGAATGTTTCTATCCTAATCAAGGCATGTTTATTTATAGATAGCTTATCACAATGCATATTGTTTCAGAGCAGCTTCACAGAAATGTGTCTCAATGTTTTAATAGCATTCCAATCAATTCAATACACTTGAATgtagatatataaacaatgtaGATAAGAATATAAGATAATTATTGACATTCTAGATAAAACCACATTTTAACTGTAAATACCTCTTTTGTCTGTTTTCagaaaatatgtgtttttgtttagGATTAAACTTTAATATATTCGTAGATATTTAGGAAACATGCCAAGTTCAcatatctgtttctctgaaaaaCATTATTctctttttgatgtttttttttgttgttgtttgttgaaatttgtgtttttgatttgATCTGTGTGATCCCGCCCACTGCTAATTTATCCAATAGTGTATTTTCACAGCTTGGTTGCCAGTTATTACCGTAACTTAAATCAGGAGTTCTCAACCTTTTCCACTTCAAAGCCCCCCTATTGTCCACAACAGTATTTGGAGGCCCTCCACCTATAAATTTTACCAAATGAAATACACTAGAgcttcactttaaaaaaaaatatttgttggtttaacttaaaaaagtgtTTGTGCTGCCTTAAAAGTGAGCGGAGTTAATAAAAGTTAGTAAAAAAAGTAGTTAATTCAACATTTTAACTaagttaacttatttttttaaaaactaaacttGAATTACAGTGGGTATAGAAAAGAATCACCCCCCTTTAAAATAATCACATTTTGTTGCTTTGAAGCCTAAATTGAAGACAGACacagtttttgtttcattcagCTGTATTTACTCAGTGTAATATCATCCAAGTGATTTAAATCCAACATATcagaaaattaaataataaaaaaacataatcacTGAGTTGGAAAAAGAATCACCCCCTTGTTTCAGTATTTTGTTGAGCCACCTTTTGCTTTAATTACAGCCTTTAGTCTGTTGGGATATGTCTCTACTAACTTTGCACATCTAGACGTTGCAATATTTGACCACTTTTCTTTGCAGAACCGCTCCAATTCAGTTAAATTTGATGGTGACCGTTTGTGGACTGCTGTTTTCAAGTCATTCCACAAATTTTCAATGGGGTTTAAGTCTGGGCTCTGACTAGGCCATGCAAGGACATTCACCTTTTTGTCCTTCAACCACTGTGTGGTCAGTTTTGCTGTGTGCtttgggtcattgtcatgttggaaggtAAATCTTCTTCCCATTGACAACTTTCTGGCAGAGAGCAGCAGATTTTCCTCAAGAATTTGACGGTATTTTGCCCCATCCATTTTTCCTTCTATCCTGACAAGTTCTCCAGTCCCTGCTGCAGAGAAACAACCCCATAACATGATATTACCACCTCCATGCTTtacagtagggatggtgttaTTTGGATGGTGAGCTGTATTGGATTTTCGCCAGACATATTGTTTGGCGTTGAGGccaaataattcaattttagTCTCATCTGACCATAACACCTTTTTCCACGTGGCCTTCTTCAAGGTGCGTTTTGGCAAAGCTCAGTCGTGACTGAATTTGGCCTTTCTTGAGGAGTGGCTTTTTTCTTGCAACCCTCCCATACAAGCCACATTGTTGTCACATGCACACAATGACCAGTCTTTGTCATAAATTCCTGCAACTGCTTCAGAGTTGCTGTAGGCCTCTTGGTAGCCTCTCTGACCAGTTTCCTCCTGGCTCTTTCATCCAGTTTGGAGCGACGTCCTGACGCAGGGAGGGTATGTGTTGTACCAAATACCTTCCACTTCTTAATAATAGACTTCACTGTGCTTCTAGGCACTGATAAAGCCTTTGAGATGTTTTTGTATCCATCTCCTGACTTGTGCCTCTCCACAACTTTATCCCGGAGATCTTTTGACAATGCCTTGCCACCCATAGTTGATTGTTTTCTTCAGTTGCACTACCAAGGACTGAAATGCTTCAGGAAAAGCTTGTTTCATGCTGAGCTAATCAAAATGACCACAGCTGATCACAGTTGAAAGTCAATTGGCTTTGTGTGCTATTGATAAGGTTATTTAACTACACCTGGTAGGgtttacaagtcatttttagGAGGGGGGTGATCCTTTTTCCAACTCAGtgattctgttttttattttgtattttttttcctgACAAGTTGGTATTATATCTTTCACTTGGATGTTATAAGTTGTAAATacagctgaaaaaaacaaaaatcgtTTTTGTCTGTCTTCAATTCAGGCTGCAAAGCAACAAAATGTGCTTATTTTAAGGGGGGGTGATTCTTTTCTATACCCACTGTAACCCATTTTAAGGCAGCACAAACACTTACTTTCTTAAGTTGAaccaaccattttttttttatatattaaaaaataagtgTTGGCTATACAGATGTACATTtgaaaagtttggttccaaaatgcaaaaaGTAAATCCATTTAGACAGAtttcggtaaaaatgtgttttctttaccacgaaagtgacaagatgaaaacaactgttttctgttacaaacttatACATAGCGTCTtaacattaaaaatttaaatccataatttgattttcaaagatttattattaaaaaaaagattattgtccacaaaatgcagcatgaattttttttcttcaaaatgctatatatctattgaatcaatatataaatgtgcattcatctttgccatgttatatttatttagttgactagtggtatacactgattaaaaaaaaagaaacattaatAGCATTAAACAAACCAGTTACTTTGTCAttttaagaacactgtcattgctgctgtcatccttgggattTCGTCACTGAACTTTtatgacagcgatcagctgtaaagtgttattttgtttttgtttgttttttgaacatgaagtacaaagtagatgaggaaaactaggattcgtGTGTATTCAACGCACCGTCCTTAATGTTTACAATGCTTGGAATGGTgggctgtgatttgttgagcggatttattgcattctgcagagaaggaggactggcgtttatcacGTTTTGAGAAAAAAAGTTGACAGAATAACACGCTGGACCAAAttcaatactgattttggtggcaACTCATTTTTTTGAAATGGCGTTTAatcgcattttggaaccaaactcttaatttGTTACAAAATAACAAGAACTATCTTGATATTTACTTGTTTTAGCTGATTGTTGCTGTTTTTAATCTTATTTAGACttgtattcatattttaaataattttaaggcCCCTTTGAAAGTTTGCAAAGGCCCCCGCAccctggttgagaaacactgatt
The Paramisgurnus dabryanus chromosome 1, PD_genome_1.1, whole genome shotgun sequence genome window above contains:
- the LOC135720485 gene encoding kelch domain-containing protein 1-like yields the protein MISEEKARVSSSLARSDHISFLDGNTLYVWGGCRCVDGKEICHPSDEILLYDMESGAWSHRLMGGEVPPILSQTCGAYLQGVLYIFGGCERSGYTNQMYCVDLSDGEYNWRKVTETVGTTPSPRIRHSCWVYRNRLIYFGGYSGKMVREINNSKKFIVDETSWTTIGSDVFQFWGWNNEVHMFEPESATWTEPHTQGQSPEPRSSHASATLGHKGYVCGGLETQTIDIHCLDLVTWMWTQIDHQAGTLPRGRTLHTLTAISDHKLFLFGGLSTYGDVLSDGWEFNTITKEWKARNHTHKDKPRLWHSAHKGRDGDVVVFGGSQTFTFFMDSVVMLRSPSQSHCGDVLLFQTQPYSLSRLCEDSIGKQTVSVQEQMSWLPAKLQKTIGKRISYFMDNP